Below is a genomic region from Bdellovibrionota bacterium.
GAAGTTGAAGTTTTTCAATTTGCTCTGAAGTTAAGCTCAAACAAATTAACCCTCTTGCTTCTTTGGACATGAAATTTATTTTTTCAGGAGTTACGAAATCTGCAGCGAATATAAGATCACCTTCGTTCTCGCGATCTTCGTCGTCAATCAAAATGACCATCTTGCCTTGTTTGATATCTTCTACGATTTCCTCAATCGAATTCATTTTAGATTCTAAACTACTCATGGTCACATCTCCTGTCCTGTCATCTTCTCTCCTGACATTTCCTGTCTGGACATTTCTTGAAAATGAATCGCAGCTTTTGCCATATAGTCGAATTCTAGATTTACGAGATCTCCGGCTTTGATATCTCTTAAATTTGTTTTCTTAAGAGTCTCTGGAATCAAATAAAAACTCACAACGTCACCGTCCACTTCGTTCACCGTGAGACTTACTCCTGAAACACAAAGAGAGCCTTTTTTCCAAACGTATTTTTTGAATTCATCTGGAATTTGCACAGCAAAGAATAAGGTCCCATCGTTATTGAGAGTATCAACAATCTGACCAATACCATCCACGTGACCTGTTACCAAGTGACCGTGAACTCTATCACCAAATCTCAAAGATCTTTCAAGATTCATGAGCATATCTTTTTGAAGTGAGTTTTCCCATTTAGTGATGCTGAGAGTTTCTGGGCCGATTGCAAATTCAATTGTTTGATTGTCAAATTTTTCAACCGTCAGACAAACGCCATTCACAGCGATACTGTCACCGATTTTTAAATCATCAAAACTCTCAGGTTTTTGAACGAGAATTTGGTATACGGAACCATTTTTCTCAAGACGATTAATTTGAGTTGTGGATTCTACTATTCCTGTGAACATTGTGAAGAAATTTACACGCTTAGAGGGCTTTCGTCAATTGAACGAAAGCATAATGAAATTTATCCTTCCAAACGTTTAAAACGTTAAAAGCCTATACACTGCCTACTCGAGTATAAAGTATCCCAGGGTTTTGTTATTTAGCTTGTTGAATTCTTTGCTACTAATATTGGATTCCACTTCAACCGGATAATATCCCGAGATCCACTTGTCTTGCTTAAATGTAGCCGTTTTTTCAATGACTTGGCCCGGCTTCAATTGAGAACCGTCGTTTGGTGCAATTTCTTGAACTGAAAGCCACTTCTCATCCAAGGTATTTAAAGGTGTTAGATCAATTTTAGCCGATGTTGTTGGATACGGCACTTTTTCCATACCTGCGTTGATGACCTTATAGCGAATTTCTACTGTATGTTCGTCTTTTCTAATAACTTCAACTTGCTCCAAAGGAACATACAAATCTGGTTGAATCGTGCGCACACGCCCCTCCCACTTCGCTTTTTGAGTTGTGACCGGAGACATTGAAACCACATGGTCCTTGATCACCGTCCAGGCCTCAACTCCAGTATCCTTAACATTTTTAATTCCTACATCCGCGCCACCTCTCTTTAAGAAATCAAAAGCTTGAAGAATACCTTCTGTCGCGGAAATTTTATAGAATTTATTACTCTCTACTCTTTCCCCGCTGATCTTCATATTCTTTACAACAAAGTAAGTTTCTTTACCGTCAATTCTGTAGTCCGCGTTACTGACCTTTACGCCTTTACCCATTCTCACAATTAAATTGATTAATTGCTGAAGAGTTTCTCCGCGTACATCCATATTGAAAATTGTCCAATTCTTTCCCTTTGCCTGACTCCATACATGTGGAAACATATTGTAGAAATCCACGGTCGATGAAGTTCCTGTAAAAAGATCTCTTCTAAAATATTGACCCACATCAAATGCAGCTTCTGTCTTTCCTGCTTTTCTTATGGAATCCACGGCCCAGTTTCCCAGAACATCTTCCGTGATGTCAGAACAGAGAGGAAGGTTCACCTTAGATTCAAAAATCTTATCGTTGAATACATTTCCGCGAATTGCTTCGATTCTTTTTTGAAAACCAATCACCATGTCTTCGATGTACGCATTCTCTGGAACCGTATTATCGATCTGATGGATCTTGTGGTTTGTGAGTTCAACTTTGCCACTGTCTCTAACTGTTAACTCATACTCACCTAAATATTGCGCCCAGAATCCTGCATGAACAATTGGAACACCGTTTGTGTAAATAGGTTTTTTTGTGAGAATATGCGTATGACCACCTACGATCAAATCAATGCCAGATACAGATTCAGCAATTTTTTTGTCCTGATCTACGCCGATGTGAGTGAGCACGATAACAATATCTACTTTTTCAATTTCCCTGAGTATTTTTACATATTTTAAAGCAGCTTGAACAGGCTCTGTGATTCGACCCGGCTCGAAGAATGGATCAAAAATCATTTCAAAAGTAGAAATACCAAGGACACCTATTTTTTTTCCCGCAACTTCCTTAATTACATAAGGTTTCATGTATTTTCCAAGAGGAATATTTTCAGGAAGTTTATCTAAATTTAGGTTTGCCGCCAGCACGGGGACCTTGAATTCTGCAGCAGCAAAACCATCATAAAGTTCTTTAGGACCAACGAGCCATTCATGATTTCCGAAGACGATTGCGTCAAAACCAAAAGCTTCCATCATTCGGTGATTTGCCTCGCCGGAATTCAATGTATAGAAAATTGTTCCTTCTGTCCAATCCCCTGCATCCAAGAGTAAGTTGCTTGCGTTTTGCTTTCTTAAGAAATCCACTTTTGTTTTTAACTTTGAAATCCCACCCAGACGAATGGGAGAATCTTTGTTTGTAAAGTGACCATGAATATCACCCGTGTGAAGGATCGTGATTTTTGTATCTGCCATGGCGCTTGATATGCCCAGAGTCGAAAAAAGAAATAATCCAATAAAATAAATAACTACTGATTTTGTCATTGATGCAAATTTAATCATCTTTATCCCACCCGCATGGCTCTTAGACCATAGTCCTACTTAAGCACAATTCAAATACACTTTGCGCAACCTTTCAAGAGGTAAAAGAAAGTGGTCAAACAGTTACGTATCGTATTATACTTCCCCAATGCCCGCAGAATTTTCTCTCACAGCGTTAATGACCATTGCAATCACCCTAATTGCAATAGGGTCTCTCATCTGCATCCTTTATCTCAGAGGTTTTCTATATAACAAAAGCGAAGGCCCAGGCCTATCTTCAGGAAAACATAACTATAAGAGTATCTTTGGACACAAGGTGTACTTTACACAGGAAGGCGAAGGGGATCACATCCTCCTTCTTCATGGTATTGGTGCCTCGCACTTCGTATGGAGATTTATCACTCCGAAACTAGCAGAAACTCACGCTGTCACGGCCGTTGACCTCTTAGGATTTGGTTTAAGTGATAAGCCAAATACTTTTAAATACGATCTAGATAGCCAGTGCGATATGATCTTGGAACTTCTTAAAAATTTAGGAATTAAAAAAACCACGGTAATAGGAAGTTCCATGGGCGGAACCATAGCCTTGAGGCTAGCTCAAATAAATCCCGAGCTATTTAATAAAGTTGTTGTTCTTTCTCCTGCTGCTGATCCAAAGATCACGTTCTTTGATCTCAATAGAATTTCTTTTCTTTCTCCCGTAGTAAGACCTCTTGTTACAGAAAGGTTTGTAAAGCAGATCATGAAGCGCGTTTATACAGATAAAAAGAATATCACCGATGAAAATATCAGAATTTATTCCGAACCTTATCTGAGCAGCGAAGGTGCTGTGGATTCTTTTGTAAAATCGTTTTCGCTTTTACGTGACCCACGAGTGTTCGAACAGCTGGATGGGATCAAAAATCCAGTCTTGATTATATGGGGACAAAAAGACCGCATCATTCCTTTTAAGTTTGCACAAAAAATTCAGAAAAAAATCCCACACTCACTTTTAGAAATTCACCAAACCGCCGGCCATCACGTTCAAGAAGACGATCCCGACTGGGTTTTATCTAAAATTTTTCCTTTTCTAAAAGCCTAAAGTATCATCCGGATCGTCAAAAAAATCCTCTTTTCCTCTCTGAAACTTGATATTGATCTAGGTTTCCGGATTTTTCTCCGGCCCTTCCTAAAGGTTTCAAAACGAAAGTCTTAAGACTGTTAGACCAGTTTTCATTGGTTTCATGTCCAGTCGTGTTATTCCCACCACAAGTCCTGTCAAGATATCGCCAGCTGAATACGAAAAGCTTCATGTAAGAACAATTATAAAAAGATTATGTGAGTAAACATGTTGAATGTAACTCACATCCTGAAAAAGGAAAGGAGGCTTTCAAGGATGAATTAACAAAGCGTAGGATAAAACGGATTAAATCAAAAAAAGAGTTTAAGTAAAAACGCTTAAACCAGAAATAAAAAAAGGCTCGGATGCCATCCTCATGAAGAGGTTAAACAAGGAAGGAATATTTATGAAATATAAAGATTAATTTAATTGGAGGATTTACTATGGGATTAAGAATTAGCACTAACATGCCAGCGTTAAACGCTCAAAGAAACCTGAAGAACAGTCAGGACGAAATTTCAAACAGCTACGCACAATTAGCTAGCGGTAGCAGAATCAACAAATCAGCAGACGATGCTGCAGGACTTGCGATCTCTGAGAACTTAAAGGCTCAAATCAGATCTTCAAGACAAGCCTATAGAAACGCTTCAGACGGTATCTCAATGGTACAAGTTGCTGAAGGTGGTTTGAACGAAATCGGTAACATCATCGTAAGATTGAGAGAATTGGGAATCCAAGCAGCTTCTGACACTATCGGTGACAGAGAGCGTGGGTTCATCAATAAGGAAGTTGATCAACTTAAGACGGAAATGCAACGTATCGCGGATGTAACTACTTGGGGTTCTACTAAACTTCTTGATGGTTCATCACAACAGTTCGATTTCCAAGTTGGTATCAATAACAATGAAGCAGAAGATAGAATCTCTTTCATGGCTCAAGAAAACGTTGCTACATTGGACGCTTTAGGATTAACAGGTGTAGATTACACTTCTAAAGAAGGCGCTCAAACATCATTAGCACAACTTGATGAAGCTCAATACAAAGTGAACGGCACAAGAGCAAACCTTGGAGCTCTACAAAATAGACTTCAATCAACTCTTAGTAACTTAAGCATTTCTGATGAAAACTTAAGTGCTGCGAACTCACGTATCAGAGATACAGATGTGGCGAAGGCTTCTTCTGAACTTGCAAAGAACAACATTCTTTTACAAGCTTCAACTTCCACACTTGCTCAAGCCAACCAAACTTCAGCAGTGGCATTGAAATTGTTATCGTAATCATAAGTAAAACCGTCCAATAGGACAGTTCAAGACCCCTAAAGGTAAAGCTTTAGGGGTTTTTTGTTTTTTGCCCTCGATTTGTGGATAATTCTTAAACATCGCAATGCGAAATAACCTTCTGGGGATTGCGATTTCATTGCTCGAAAAACCCTTTCCTGTTTAAATAACCCATATTGATTTTGATTCTAGTTTTTAGATATAAAAAATTATAAGACATAGATTAATTTATTTGGAGGAATCTCATGGCTAAGAAAAAGAAAGCGGCACCTAAAAAAGGAAAAGCTGCTAAAAAGACAGCTAAGAAAAAAGCTGCACCTAAAAAAGCAAAAGGGAAAACTAAAGCTAAGAAGGCAAAGAAAGCTGCGCCTAAAAAAGCTAAAGCAAAAAAAGCGACAAAGAAAGCCGCTCCTAAAGCTAAAAAAGCTCCAGCTGTAAAAGCTAAAGCTTCGCAGAAGGCGTCGCCGAAAATGCCTAAGTCAAACAAACCTAAAGTTCCTTCTTTAGAAGATATCGCAAAAGACAACAAGGTTGTAATTCCAACTTCAAACCCTTTTGCCGCTGACAACTTGAAATCAAACAATGATTTCTCAAGATCAGCAGAAGATTTGGATGATGAAGAAGCAGGATCTTCATTCAAAAAAGATGATAAATTTTCTGGATCAGCAGATGATGACTTTGATAGTCTTGAAGACGACGAAGATGATGACGAAGACGATGAAACTCCACCGGGCGGCGGATACTTCTGATTCTCATCACGCTATCGTGATACTAGAAGGCAGCCTAACAGCTGCCTTCTTTATTTGCGGGCTCTTGCTTTGTCTATGAGGCCTTGAATGACATGAGCCCTTCTTTGATTCTCTCGAACTCTTGATTCACTCACTTCTGTTTCTTCTTTGCCCAGAGCATTCACTTCAATTTTTTGAACCACCAACTCCCCTTGAATTTCTACGTTCAATCGATGTAGCTCGAGATCAGTCTTTGAGATATTAAAGTTAAAATTTCTATGCTGTGAATGCATGAGCAAATAAAAACTCATGGCATAACCTGGATTTTCGGCATCAATATCAAAAAACTTTCCTCTGCTCTGATTATAATGTTTGTATCCGTAGAACAATTCAATCGGATCTACAGTGAGGCTTATTTTTCTTTGATCCCACAAAAGCTTTGCCAGAGTGTTTAATGGATTTGTTCCGTTTTCGGCAATGACCACTAGAGTTCTCTTATTTTCCATCGACTCGTAAGTCTCAATTCTAAAATTAACTCCGTGGGAGCTTAAATGAGTTTCAATCAATGGAATAATTTGATTTGCCACAAAAAAGGCTTCACTCGGCAGAGAGCCAAGATCTGGCATATATGTGTTTACTTCTGAGAGCCTTTCAGAAAACTGTGTTAAGTTTTTCATAGATTGAATTAGAAGGTCTATCTCACCACCTACGAAACGTCTATGATTCCGAACAGAAAAGTATCTAGGTTTTCCACCATGAGTGTGGGTTTCTAGTTTTACAATTTTGCTCTCGAAAGGCTCTTCAAAAAGTCTCCCACACACAACACTCGCGTGCGCTTGCACAGAAAGAATCAAAGAGATAATGATGAACAGAAATGTAACTCTCATATCAGTTTTACATCCTACAAACTAAATTGAATCCAACAATTGATTTATCTTTAAACTTTAAGAAAGATTCTCTATCAAAATTCATATCCGAATATTGAAGAGCTCCGGGAGGACGCTGCCTGTAACCAGACTCAAACATTTCTTCTTGATCAAGATAAGAATAGTAAGTCCATTCATCAGATTTCTTTTCAAAATTAAAATATGGTCGACCATTAATTTGTTCTGTCGTAAGAGTCTTCTCAAATGAAGGCGTCGGGACAAAGCGAACTCTCTCGAAGGAGATGTTGCCATTGTCCAACTTGGTAAACATATTCCCTTTACAGTTCAGTTTGGCAAGTGCCTCTACAGATATTATGAGCGTGAACGCAATAATCCAATTTTTCATAATGTCTCCGGTAAAAAAAAACGGCTTCGGGAATTCCCTAAAGCCGTTATCGTTCAAGATTTAAGATTTAATTACTACTCTTTCGAGTGAACTGCGAAATTATCGAACTCACCGTACTCATGAAGCTTGTTATAAAGCGTCTTGATCGTAATTCCTAAAGCATTTGCTGCTCTAGTCTTATTACCATCAAAGTATGAAAGAGCTTTGATAATATATCTTTTCTCTAATTCATAAAGAGTTGTTGATGGATCGTAATCATCAAACACGATTTTTTGATCAGGGCTTCTGATGTTCTCAGGAACATCATTTGGCATGATCATGTGACCTTCAGATAAGATCTGAAGTCTTTCGCATACGTTTTGTAATTCTCTAATGTTACCTGGCCAGTCGTACTTCACCATGATTTTCATAGCTTCTTCTGACATTTGACGACCGCGGTTTAAATGTTTGTGTGAACCTTTCTCTAGGAAGTAAGAAATCAACAAAGGAATATCTTCTTTTCTTCTTCTCAATGGAGGCATATGAGCAGTGATCGTGTTGATTCTATAGAATAAGTCTTCTCTAAAATTACCTTTCATCACTTCTGTTTCAAGATCTCTGTTTGTTGCTGAGATTAAACGAATATCAACTTTGATTGGATCTTTACCACCAACTCTATAGATCTCACCTTCTTGGATGAATCTTAAAAGCTTAGCTTGGATACCCGGAGACAATTCTCCGATTTCATCAAGGAAAAGAGTTCCACCGTTAGCAACTTCTGCTAAACCAGTTTTCTTTGTATAAGCACCAGTGAAGGCACCTTTTTCGTGACCGAACAATTCACTCTCAAGTAATGATTCTCTTAAAGCACCGCAGTTAATAGCTACAAAGGGCTTATGAAGTCTTCGTGACTTCTCGTGAATTGTTTTTGCGATCAGTTCTTTTCCAGTACCGCTTTCACCGAGGACTAAAATAGTTGCGTCTGATGATGCTACTCTATCAACCATTTTTAATAGCTGACCCATAACATCGGCTTTATAGACGATCGTTGTGTTTTGTTCTGTATTAGATCCGTTGTTGCCAGAATCTAACGGATTAATGTTAGTATTCTTATTAGAAGGCAAAATTATGTTATCAGACGACATATACGTACCACCTTTGATTAGTTGCGTCGTTTAGTGTCTCAACTAAAGACTAGTCTTTGACACGAGGCACAATTTACCAGGTTGCTGTAATTAATGCAAGAAATTTTTTATACTCAGCGTTATAGTAAAATATTTAGCAATTACAGCTACTTATTAAAATATTCAACATCAAAAAGACTGCGACAGTAAAAAAAATATTATGGAAAGCCTACAAAGAGTAAGTTTGAAATATCTCTATCACCTTAAGTATGTCAAGGGCTATTCACCTCAGACAATTAGAGCTTATATAGTTGATTTAACACAACTTTTTGAAATTTCTACAAGTTATTTTGAGGAGAATTTGCCCAAAAAGCCGACAGCTGAAGGTCAAAAGCAGAAGTTGGATGAAAAGACTCTTTTGGCAACGATTCGAACCTACTTTTCAAATCTTAAAAGTCTTAAACCTGCCTCAAAAAACCGCAAAATCGCATCCGCGAAGAGCTTCTTGAGGTGGGCGTACGAAAATCAATATATTGATGAGGATCTTTCTCACAGACTTCACATCAATAAGGTGAACCCGGCTTTGCCCAAGTATTTGTCAGTGGATGAAGTGATGTCTTTATTTAAAACCATCAATGAGTCTATAAAAACCAAAGACTCTGATCAGCTGAACCAAGAAAAACTTATGATCACTCTAATGTATGGATGCGGCCTTCGCGTATCTGAGTTGATTGGTCTTACGTGGAATCAGGTCCATATAAAGAGAAAATGTCTTATTGTGATCGGTAAAGGAAAAAAGGAGC
It encodes:
- a CDS encoding sigma-54 dependent transcriptional regulator — its product is MSSDNIILPSNKNTNINPLDSGNNGSNTEQNTTIVYKADVMGQLLKMVDRVASSDATILVLGESGTGKELIAKTIHEKSRRLHKPFVAINCGALRESLLESELFGHEKGAFTGAYTKKTGLAEVANGGTLFLDEIGELSPGIQAKLLRFIQEGEIYRVGGKDPIKVDIRLISATNRDLETEVMKGNFREDLFYRINTITAHMPPLRRRKEDIPLLISYFLEKGSHKHLNRGRQMSEEAMKIMVKYDWPGNIRELQNVCERLQILSEGHMIMPNDVPENIRSPDQKIVFDDYDPSTTLYELEKRYIIKALSYFDGNKTRAANALGITIKTLYNKLHEYGEFDNFAVHSKE
- a CDS encoding riboflavin synthase, translating into MFTGIVESTTQINRLEKNGSVYQILVQKPESFDDLKIGDSIAVNGVCLTVEKFDNQTIEFAIGPETLSITKWENSLQKDMLMNLERSLRFGDRVHGHLVTGHVDGIGQIVDTLNNDGTLFFAVQIPDEFKKYVWKKGSLCVSGVSLTVNEVDGDVVSFYLIPETLKKTNLRDIKAGDLVNLEFDYMAKAAIHFQEMSRQEMSGEKMTGQEM
- a CDS encoding alpha/beta hydrolase → MPAEFSLTALMTIAITLIAIGSLICILYLRGFLYNKSEGPGLSSGKHNYKSIFGHKVYFTQEGEGDHILLLHGIGASHFVWRFITPKLAETHAVTAVDLLGFGLSDKPNTFKYDLDSQCDMILELLKNLGIKKTTVIGSSMGGTIALRLAQINPELFNKVVVLSPAADPKITFFDLNRISFLSPVVRPLVTERFVKQIMKRVYTDKKNITDENIRIYSEPYLSSEGAVDSFVKSFSLLRDPRVFEQLDGIKNPVLIIWGQKDRIIPFKFAQKIQKKIPHSLLEIHQTAGHHVQEDDPDWVLSKIFPFLKA
- a CDS encoding flagellin, with protein sequence MGLRISTNMPALNAQRNLKNSQDEISNSYAQLASGSRINKSADDAAGLAISENLKAQIRSSRQAYRNASDGISMVQVAEGGLNEIGNIIVRLRELGIQAASDTIGDRERGFINKEVDQLKTEMQRIADVTTWGSTKLLDGSSQQFDFQVGINNNEAEDRISFMAQENVATLDALGLTGVDYTSKEGAQTSLAQLDEAQYKVNGTRANLGALQNRLQSTLSNLSISDENLSAANSRIRDTDVAKASSELAKNNILLQASTSTLAQANQTSAVALKLLS
- a CDS encoding tyrosine-type recombinase/integrase, which codes for MESLQRVSLKYLYHLKYVKGYSPQTIRAYIVDLTQLFEISTSYFEENLPKKPTAEGQKQKLDEKTLLATIRTYFSNLKSLKPASKNRKIASAKSFLRWAYENQYIDEDLSHRLHINKVNPALPKYLSVDEVMSLFKTINESIKTKDSDQLNQEKLMITLMYGCGLRVSELIGLTWNQVHIKRKCLIVIGKGKKERMIALPSGVLKLLSQYKCETEYLFENLTQRKVYSIVEGWSKRAGIIRRINPHALRHSYATHLLMSGADLRSIQELLGHESLTATQKYTHLDIDHLARTLEAHHPLSKK
- a CDS encoding bifunctional UDP-sugar hydrolase/5'-nucleotidase, with protein sequence MIKFASMTKSVVIYFIGLFLFSTLGISSAMADTKITILHTGDIHGHFTNKDSPIRLGGISKLKTKVDFLRKQNASNLLLDAGDWTEGTIFYTLNSGEANHRMMEAFGFDAIVFGNHEWLVGPKELYDGFAAAEFKVPVLAANLNLDKLPENIPLGKYMKPYVIKEVAGKKIGVLGISTFEMIFDPFFEPGRITEPVQAALKYVKILREIEKVDIVIVLTHIGVDQDKKIAESVSGIDLIVGGHTHILTKKPIYTNGVPIVHAGFWAQYLGEYELTVRDSGKVELTNHKIHQIDNTVPENAYIEDMVIGFQKRIEAIRGNVFNDKIFESKVNLPLCSDITEDVLGNWAVDSIRKAGKTEAAFDVGQYFRRDLFTGTSSTVDFYNMFPHVWSQAKGKNWTIFNMDVRGETLQQLINLIVRMGKGVKVSNADYRIDGKETYFVVKNMKISGERVESNKFYKISATEGILQAFDFLKRGGADVGIKNVKDTGVEAWTVIKDHVVSMSPVTTQKAKWEGRVRTIQPDLYVPLEQVEVIRKDEHTVEIRYKVINAGMEKVPYPTTSAKIDLTPLNTLDEKWLSVQEIAPNDGSQLKPGQVIEKTATFKQDKWISGYYPVEVESNISSKEFNKLNNKTLGYFILE